The following coding sequences are from one Myxococcus guangdongensis window:
- a CDS encoding sensor histidine kinase, whose product MDVSLWVEDFTAVTNALDALRASGVTDLRAWLAEHPGFVMEAAGWVEVLDVNTATARLLEARSREEVMGTLSLSRIFVPETTASFTDELVMFWEGGTRLELETVLRTLQGRHVEVMLTLTRPSAEHSDRVFVTMRDVTTQKASQRALEESEARFRNMADHAPVMLWVTDVTGRGLYLSRSWYEFTGQTEAESLGFGWLGAVHPDDAEHAGAVFLAANTEHLPFRLDYRLRRKDGQYRWAIDSASPRFGPAGEFLGYIGSVIDITDRKHVEQERERLLTAMDEAIRIRDEFLAVASHELKTPLTPLHLKLQTLARVSREGRGPELLERLPADLEVMQRQVKRLSTLVGELLDVTLISGGQLRLTPEPVDLGALLQEVSLRFSAESQRTRTPIHTQLDEVVGQWDRARLEQAVANLLSNALKYGEGHPIHLRTGRTAEHAWFSIRDEGIGIPPEAMDRIFEKFERAVSERHYGGLGLGLYVTRQNVQAMGGTIDVRSTPGQGATFTVHLPCQVSMASAAGRLAT is encoded by the coding sequence GTGGATGTCTCCTTGTGGGTGGAGGACTTCACCGCGGTGACGAACGCGCTCGACGCCCTGCGCGCGTCGGGAGTCACCGACCTGCGCGCCTGGCTCGCGGAGCACCCCGGCTTCGTGATGGAGGCCGCGGGCTGGGTGGAGGTCCTGGACGTGAACACGGCCACCGCTCGCCTGCTCGAGGCCCGCAGCCGCGAGGAGGTGATGGGCACCCTCTCCCTCTCCCGCATCTTCGTCCCGGAGACGACGGCGTCCTTCACCGACGAGCTCGTCATGTTCTGGGAAGGCGGCACGCGCCTGGAGCTGGAGACCGTGCTCAGGACCCTCCAAGGCCGCCACGTCGAGGTCATGCTCACCCTGACCCGGCCCTCCGCGGAGCACAGCGACCGCGTCTTCGTCACCATGCGGGACGTCACCACCCAGAAGGCGTCCCAACGCGCCCTCGAGGAGAGCGAGGCCCGCTTCCGGAACATGGCCGACCACGCCCCCGTCATGCTGTGGGTGACGGACGTCACCGGCCGCGGTCTCTACCTCAGCCGGAGCTGGTACGAGTTCACCGGACAGACCGAAGCCGAGAGCCTGGGCTTCGGCTGGCTCGGCGCCGTGCACCCGGACGACGCCGAGCACGCGGGCGCCGTCTTCCTCGCCGCCAACACCGAGCACCTCCCCTTCCGACTCGACTACCGGCTGCGACGCAAGGACGGCCAGTACCGCTGGGCCATCGACTCGGCCAGCCCCCGCTTCGGACCCGCGGGAGAGTTCCTGGGCTACATCGGCTCGGTCATCGACATCACCGACCGCAAACACGTCGAACAGGAAAGAGAGCGACTGCTGACAGCCATGGACGAGGCCATCCGGATTCGCGACGAGTTCCTCGCCGTGGCAAGCCACGAGCTCAAGACGCCACTGACTCCGCTGCACCTCAAGCTCCAGACGCTGGCCCGGGTGTCCCGGGAAGGTCGCGGCCCGGAGCTGCTGGAGCGGCTGCCCGCGGACCTGGAGGTCATGCAGCGCCAGGTGAAGCGCCTGTCCACCCTGGTGGGCGAGCTGCTCGACGTCACGCTCATCAGCGGAGGCCAGCTGCGCCTGACGCCGGAGCCGGTGGACCTGGGCGCGCTGCTCCAAGAGGTGTCCCTGCGCTTCAGCGCCGAATCCCAGCGCACCCGCACGCCCATCCACACGCAGCTGGACGAAGTCGTGGGCCAATGGGACCGGGCGAGGCTGGAGCAGGCCGTGGCGAACCTGCTCTCCAATGCCCTCAAGTACGGCGAGGGCCACCCCATCCACCTGCGGACCGGACGCACCGCGGAGCACGCCTGGTTCAGCATCCGCGACGAGGGCATCGGCATCCCCCCCGAGGCCATGGACCGCATCTTCGAGAAGTTCGAGCGCGCCGTCTCCGAGCGGCACTACGGCGGCCTGGGACTGGGCCTGTACGTCACCCGGCAGAACGTCCAGGCCATGGGGGGCACCATCGACGTGCGCAGCACGCCAGGCCAGGGCGCCACCTTCACGGTGCACCTGCCCTGCCAGGTGTCGATGGCGAGCGCGGCGGGGAGACTGGCGACATGA
- a CDS encoding LemA family protein, whose translation MSMSERGREPAQTHVAYDDVNELIATATRLMQKDTAPETLTAEDLRRIGAELDIPARYVDQALEALARRREAQALEARAREEHARQRALRLRRGAWVGAALLGLLAVSGLVVRNGLTSSLAEVARQRAQVRNVLERRESLRARQASLTPGPERDAELSGADNRVSVEIRRYDERAANFNAAATSFPAGWIGRLSGLPATLPLSSEVSTW comes from the coding sequence ATGAGCATGTCCGAGCGCGGCCGCGAGCCAGCACAGACTCACGTCGCCTACGACGACGTCAACGAGCTCATCGCCACCGCCACCCGGCTGATGCAGAAGGACACCGCGCCGGAGACGCTCACGGCAGAGGACCTGCGGCGCATCGGCGCGGAGCTGGACATCCCCGCGCGCTACGTGGACCAGGCCCTGGAGGCGCTGGCTCGCCGACGCGAGGCCCAAGCCCTGGAGGCGCGCGCCCGTGAGGAGCACGCCCGCCAGCGCGCCCTGCGGCTGCGTCGGGGCGCCTGGGTCGGCGCCGCGCTCCTGGGGCTTCTGGCCGTGTCGGGGCTGGTGGTGCGCAATGGCCTGACGTCCTCGCTGGCGGAGGTGGCGCGGCAGCGGGCCCAGGTGCGCAACGTGCTGGAGCGCCGCGAGTCGCTGCGCGCGCGACAGGCCTCGCTCACGCCGGGGCCGGAGCGCGACGCGGAGCTGTCCGGCGCGGACAACCGCGTGTCCGTGGAGATTCGCCGCTATGACGAACGCGCCGCGAATTTCAACGCGGCCGCCACGTCATTCCCCGCCGGCTGGATAGGTCGCCTGAGCGGCCTGCCCGCCACACTCCCGCTGTCGTCGGAGGTCTCCACATGGTGA
- a CDS encoding TPM domain-containing protein yields the protein MVKAVLLTLLLPAVLLGAVPSIERPVTDAQGMLGAEPREAVARALVDLRAQRQVQMAVLLVRSTEGQPIDDYADQVFQAWKGGEAGKDNGVLLVVARDDRRMRLEVGYGLEALLTDGEARTLLDAQGPKMREGRLEDALLAIIAGVGEQVSQGAPLDPTSEATASTAPVFDGPRYEDTPAHDARPFVYGMLMASCVLGIALAWWRFPAAVARWKRGGLSAGWKTLSPDEQSHFFVGATVAGAAVALSGMFGRAAGHSALAIMFAGAVMLALMSTAWHLVREGLWPVGGAMLLTPAMLVYSNQTQFRPATELVELLGGGFIGIFAGGIPTVICLFFLYGIIDALAPRILWASEVSSGKRSASRRASRNKQRSSTKGQRRSKARAKQRASAGQQALETAKAQAPRPSFLKAFFAYESPSSGSSSSRSSSSSSSSRSSSSSSSSSSSSSSWKGGGGSSGGGGASSSW from the coding sequence ATGGTGAAGGCCGTCCTGTTGACCCTGCTCCTGCCCGCGGTGCTGCTGGGCGCTGTCCCCTCCATCGAGCGCCCGGTGACGGACGCGCAGGGGATGTTGGGGGCCGAGCCGCGGGAGGCTGTCGCCCGGGCCCTGGTGGACCTTCGCGCCCAGCGTCAGGTGCAGATGGCCGTGCTGCTCGTGCGCTCGACGGAAGGGCAGCCCATCGACGACTACGCCGACCAGGTCTTCCAGGCGTGGAAGGGCGGCGAGGCGGGCAAGGACAACGGCGTCCTGCTCGTCGTGGCGCGCGATGACCGGCGCATGCGCCTGGAGGTGGGCTACGGCCTGGAGGCCCTGCTGACCGACGGCGAGGCGCGGACCCTGTTGGATGCGCAGGGGCCGAAGATGCGCGAGGGCCGGCTCGAGGACGCGCTGCTGGCCATCATCGCGGGCGTGGGTGAGCAGGTCTCACAGGGCGCTCCCCTGGACCCGACGAGCGAGGCGACGGCCTCCACCGCGCCTGTCTTCGATGGGCCCCGGTACGAGGACACCCCGGCCCATGACGCGCGCCCGTTCGTCTACGGCATGCTCATGGCGAGCTGCGTGCTGGGAATTGCCCTGGCGTGGTGGAGGTTCCCCGCCGCCGTGGCCAGGTGGAAGCGGGGAGGGCTGTCGGCCGGCTGGAAGACGTTGAGCCCCGATGAGCAAAGCCACTTCTTCGTGGGCGCGACGGTGGCGGGCGCCGCGGTGGCCCTCAGCGGAATGTTCGGGAGGGCCGCCGGGCACTCCGCGCTGGCCATCATGTTCGCGGGCGCGGTGATGCTGGCGCTGATGTCGACCGCCTGGCACCTGGTTCGCGAGGGCCTCTGGCCCGTGGGCGGCGCGATGCTGCTGACCCCGGCCATGCTCGTCTATTCCAATCAGACGCAGTTCCGGCCCGCGACGGAGCTGGTGGAGCTGCTGGGCGGAGGCTTCATCGGCATCTTCGCCGGGGGCATCCCCACGGTGATCTGCCTGTTCTTCCTCTACGGCATCATCGACGCGCTGGCGCCCCGCATCCTCTGGGCGAGCGAGGTCTCCTCGGGGAAGCGCTCCGCGAGCCGTCGCGCCTCCAGGAACAAGCAGCGGTCCTCGACGAAGGGCCAGCGACGCTCCAAGGCCCGCGCGAAGCAGAGGGCCTCGGCGGGACAGCAGGCCCTCGAGACCGCCAAGGCCCAGGCCCCTCGTCCCTCCTTCCTCAAGGCCTTCTTCGCCTATGAGTCGCCGTCGTCGGGCTCCTCGTCCAGCCGGAGCTCCTCGTCGTCCTCGTCCAGCCGGAGCTCCTCGTCGTCCTCCTCGTCCTCCTCTTCTTCCAGCTCGTGGAAGGGGGGCGGGGGCTCGTCGGGCGGTGGCGGAGCCAGCAGCTCCTGGTAG
- a CDS encoding trigger factor, translating into MSSKQGSQGAGQGVERLLKMSPVVSLASAKTLELPTVSAPSLEGISVVVPTPPDLTEEDLLRAFHEKHRAISPSRERLAGESLALGDEVKLNIVGYCDGRLIPFSSRFGLTTELAPIEMLPGLSESLAEGGKVGESLQIALELPDTYPVESLRGKPARFLVDVVGAHEVTPLPDSDPEFLTKLGMGATLNEAMNHLREELEDAGAAELWVQARDMVLDELIQRAPVELPRALVDEELRRRWVQAEGQSLVDHQFDVDEQREALDGWLTDDTTRADVERRLSIGIVLKAVTEEHKLQLTPEKLEQLVAIQMEPFGLTAADAHAALRESPETTKRLAEMGWYLLAVEYVMNRAKVTFEGAEQAN; encoded by the coding sequence GTGAGCAGCAAGCAAGGGTCTCAAGGAGCAGGTCAAGGCGTCGAGCGGCTCCTCAAGATGAGCCCGGTGGTGAGCCTCGCGTCGGCGAAGACGCTGGAGCTGCCCACCGTGAGCGCGCCCTCCCTGGAGGGAATCTCCGTGGTGGTCCCCACGCCGCCGGACCTGACGGAAGAGGACTTGCTGCGCGCCTTCCACGAGAAGCACCGCGCCATCTCCCCCTCGCGCGAGCGGCTGGCGGGTGAGTCGCTGGCGCTGGGCGACGAGGTGAAGCTCAACATCGTGGGCTACTGCGATGGCCGGCTCATCCCCTTCTCCTCGCGCTTCGGTCTGACGACGGAGCTGGCGCCCATCGAGATGTTGCCCGGGCTCAGCGAGTCGCTGGCGGAGGGCGGCAAGGTGGGCGAGTCCCTGCAGATTGCCCTGGAGCTGCCGGACACCTACCCGGTGGAGTCGCTGCGTGGAAAGCCCGCGCGCTTCCTGGTGGACGTCGTCGGCGCGCACGAGGTGACGCCGCTGCCGGACAGCGACCCGGAGTTCCTGACGAAGCTCGGGATGGGCGCCACACTGAACGAGGCGATGAACCACCTGCGCGAGGAGCTGGAGGACGCCGGGGCGGCCGAGCTCTGGGTGCAGGCGCGGGACATGGTGCTGGACGAGCTCATCCAGCGCGCCCCGGTGGAGCTGCCGCGCGCGCTGGTGGACGAGGAGCTGCGCCGCCGCTGGGTCCAGGCCGAGGGCCAGAGCCTGGTCGACCACCAGTTCGACGTGGACGAGCAGCGTGAGGCGCTCGACGGCTGGCTCACGGACGACACCACCCGCGCGGACGTCGAGCGGCGGCTGAGCATCGGCATCGTGCTGAAGGCCGTCACCGAGGAGCACAAGCTCCAGCTCACGCCGGAGAAGCTCGAGCAATTGGTGGCCATCCAGATGGAGCCCTTCGGGCTCACCGCCGCGGATGCCCACGCCGCCCTGCGCGAGTCCCCGGAGACGACGAAGCGACTGGCGGAGATGGGCTGGTATCTGCTCGCCGTGGAGTACGTGATGAACCGCGCGAAGGTCACCTTCGAAGGCGCGGAGCAGGCGAACTGA
- a CDS encoding TetR/AcrR family transcriptional regulator yields MPDFLAPRSWKPMPRRHDPDRRDRIINAALAVIAEGGVAGTSHRRVAERAGVPLGSMTYHFTSMDELLREAFTRFAERVSERFTARLSAVVRREQLASAIVALVHEDLVAGPDDLVLTLELYTLAARKPAFRQITHEWMRRSRAVLERHVDARTAHKLDALIEGLFIHVSLDATPHGRDVTRDAVLRFLSP; encoded by the coding sequence ATGCCGGATTTCCTGGCGCCCCGTTCCTGGAAGCCGATGCCCCGCCGCCACGACCCCGACCGCCGCGACCGCATCATCAACGCCGCGCTCGCCGTCATCGCGGAGGGCGGCGTGGCGGGGACGTCACATCGACGCGTCGCCGAGCGGGCGGGCGTGCCCCTGGGGTCGATGACCTACCACTTCACCAGCATGGATGAGCTCCTGCGCGAGGCCTTCACCCGCTTCGCCGAGCGGGTCAGCGAGCGCTTCACGGCGCGCCTCTCCGCGGTGGTCCGCCGCGAGCAGTTGGCCTCGGCCATCGTCGCGCTGGTGCACGAGGACCTGGTGGCCGGGCCGGATGACCTGGTGCTCACGCTGGAGCTCTACACCCTCGCGGCCCGGAAGCCCGCCTTCCGGCAGATCACCCACGAATGGATGCGCCGCAGCCGCGCGGTGCTCGAACGACACGTCGATGCGCGCACGGCCCACAAGCTCGATGCGCTGATTGAAGGGTTGTTCATCCACGTCAGCCTGGATGCCACACCGCACGGCCGCGACGTCACGCGCGACGCCGTGCTTCGATTCCTCTCCCCCTAG
- a CDS encoding MFS transporter, which produces MTPASAPSVLRAHRAARAAVAALFLTNGAILANLLPRYPQIKADLGLSNAQYGLAVASFPFGALMAGLAAGALIRRFRSSRVAVAGTMLTGLGLLFAGLAPSWLSLATMLFLAGSMDAITDVAQNAHGLRVQRLYGRSILNSFHALWSVGAVVGGLMGGLAAGLAVPRGLHLGFSALLFSAVSLTALRFLLPGPESSDVSSPDAHVEGAATKRGTGRWPLMLSMAALTLIAASGVLVEDAGMTWAAVYLSGTLGASAAVASFGYVALVGAQFIGRLFGDRLVDRFGQRAVARTGGALAALGMGGALLLPSVPATIVGFAFAGFGVATLVPAAMHGADELPGLRPGTGLTVVSWLMRLGFLLSPPVVGLIADAAGLRVGLLVVPLAGGMVMALAGVLSAKRVSGRRGG; this is translated from the coding sequence ATGACTCCCGCATCTGCTCCGTCGGTGCTCCGAGCGCACCGGGCGGCCCGCGCCGCCGTGGCGGCCCTGTTCCTCACCAACGGCGCCATCCTGGCGAACCTGTTGCCGCGCTATCCGCAGATCAAGGCGGACCTGGGGCTCAGCAATGCCCAGTACGGGCTCGCCGTCGCGTCCTTCCCCTTCGGCGCCTTGATGGCGGGGCTCGCCGCCGGCGCGCTCATCCGCCGCTTCCGCTCCTCCCGGGTCGCCGTCGCCGGAACCATGCTCACCGGTCTGGGCCTGCTGTTCGCGGGGCTCGCGCCCTCGTGGCTGTCGCTCGCCACGATGCTCTTCCTGGCGGGCAGCATGGACGCCATCACCGACGTGGCGCAGAACGCGCACGGGCTCAGGGTGCAGCGCCTCTATGGCCGCTCCATCCTCAATTCGTTCCACGCGCTGTGGAGTGTCGGCGCGGTGGTGGGAGGATTGATGGGCGGGCTCGCGGCGGGGCTCGCCGTGCCGCGGGGGCTCCACCTCGGCTTCTCCGCGCTGCTCTTCTCCGCGGTCTCGCTGACGGCCCTGCGCTTCCTGTTGCCCGGGCCCGAGTCCAGCGATGTGTCCTCGCCCGACGCGCACGTGGAGGGCGCCGCGACGAAGCGGGGGACGGGGCGATGGCCGCTGATGCTCTCGATGGCCGCGCTGACGTTGATTGCCGCGAGCGGCGTGCTCGTCGAGGACGCGGGGATGACGTGGGCGGCGGTGTATCTCTCGGGCACGCTCGGCGCGAGCGCCGCGGTGGCCTCGTTTGGTTATGTGGCGCTGGTGGGCGCGCAGTTCATCGGGCGGTTGTTCGGGGACAGGCTCGTCGACCGCTTCGGCCAGCGGGCCGTGGCGCGGACGGGGGGCGCGCTCGCGGCGCTGGGGATGGGGGGCGCGCTGTTGCTCCCCTCCGTGCCCGCGACCATCGTGGGGTTCGCGTTCGCGGGCTTCGGGGTCGCCACGTTGGTGCCCGCGGCGATGCACGGCGCGGACGAGCTGCCTGGGTTGCGGCCGGGTACGGGGCTGACGGTGGTGAGCTGGTTGATGCGATTGGGGTTCCTGCTGTCGCCCCCCGTCGTGGGGCTCATCGCCGACGCGGCGGGACTGCGCGTGGGGTTGCTCGTGGTGCCGCTCGCGGGGGGGATGGTGATGGCCCTGGCCGGTGTGCTCTCGGCGAAGCGCGTGTCGGGCCGGCGAGGCGGCTGA
- a CDS encoding M57 family metalloprotease, producing MFKKAAVFAVTCGALWVGCGVDPEMENEEIVSNLVEAGFRVDDILVADGKVYVGRDAHVTLEASREMLQFQDESKEQYRTTNQVGTDVTKICVNSTATFDSYSMLSQGLDLAIANYNERGLRLTFARGPSTGCTANIIAQTTTGTGGSAGFPSGGLPYGIINIGTGLQNYSADVNEHVITHELGHAIGFRHSDYYNRSISCGAGGDEGDAGVGAIHIPGTPTTAVEGGSVMNSCFRSTETGEWTSSDITALDALYGTGGGVAACSTYNFTSYRGQNGTQVRCSCPATTSGSVWGTDIYTDDSNVCAAGVHAGAIPSSGGTVTVVIEPGQSSYTASTRNGITSSSYGSWVGSFSFTNTTPVQACSNYNFTTYRGQNGTQVRCSCPATTSGSVWGTDIYTDDSNACAAAVHAGVIPSSGGTVTVVIQPGQSSYTASTRNGITSFSYGSWVGSFTFTGVTPVQACSTYNFTTYRGQNGKQIRCSCPATTSGTVWGTDLYTDDSNACAAGVHAGSIPSSGGTMTVVIQPGQSSYTASTRNGITSLSYGSWVGSFSTSP from the coding sequence ATGTTCAAGAAGGCAGCAGTCTTCGCTGTCACCTGTGGTGCGTTGTGGGTCGGCTGCGGTGTCGACCCGGAGATGGAGAACGAGGAGATCGTCTCCAACCTCGTGGAGGCCGGCTTCCGCGTCGACGACATCCTGGTCGCCGACGGCAAGGTGTACGTCGGCCGTGACGCGCACGTCACGCTGGAGGCCTCCCGGGAGATGCTCCAGTTCCAGGACGAGAGCAAGGAGCAGTACCGCACGACGAACCAGGTGGGCACGGACGTGACGAAGATTTGCGTCAACTCCACCGCCACGTTCGACAGCTACAGCATGCTGAGCCAGGGCCTGGACCTGGCCATCGCCAACTACAACGAGCGAGGGCTGCGCCTCACCTTCGCGCGCGGACCGAGCACCGGCTGTACGGCGAACATCATCGCGCAGACGACGACGGGAACGGGCGGCTCGGCGGGTTTCCCCTCGGGCGGACTGCCCTACGGCATCATCAACATCGGCACCGGCCTGCAGAACTACAGCGCGGACGTGAACGAGCACGTCATCACGCACGAGCTGGGGCATGCCATCGGCTTCCGTCACTCGGACTACTACAACCGCAGCATCAGCTGCGGCGCCGGTGGTGACGAGGGCGACGCGGGCGTCGGCGCCATCCACATCCCGGGCACGCCGACGACGGCCGTCGAGGGCGGCTCCGTCATGAACTCCTGCTTCCGTTCGACGGAGACGGGCGAGTGGACCAGCTCCGACATCACCGCGCTGGACGCCCTCTACGGCACGGGGGGTGGCGTCGCGGCCTGCTCCACCTACAACTTCACCTCCTACCGTGGGCAGAACGGGACGCAGGTTCGCTGCAGCTGCCCGGCCACCACCAGCGGCTCGGTCTGGGGCACGGACATCTACACGGATGACTCGAATGTCTGCGCGGCCGGCGTGCACGCGGGGGCGATTCCCTCCAGCGGTGGCACGGTGACGGTCGTCATCGAGCCGGGCCAGAGCAGCTACACGGCCAGCACCCGCAACGGCATCACCTCGTCGTCCTACGGCTCCTGGGTGGGGAGCTTCTCGTTCACCAACACGACGCCCGTGCAGGCCTGCTCCAACTACAACTTCACGACCTACCGCGGGCAGAACGGGACGCAGGTTCGCTGCAGCTGCCCGGCCACCACCAGCGGCTCGGTGTGGGGGACGGACATCTACACGGATGACTCGAACGCCTGCGCGGCGGCGGTGCACGCGGGGGTGATTCCCTCCAGCGGTGGCACGGTGACGGTCGTCATCCAGCCGGGCCAGAGCAGCTACACGGCCAGCACCCGCAACGGCATCACCTCGTTCTCCTACGGCTCCTGGGTGGGGAGCTTCACGTTCACCGGCGTGACGCCCGTGCAGGCCTGCTCCACCTACAACTTCACGACCTACCGCGGGCAGAACGGGAAGCAGATTCGCTGCAGCTGCCCGGCCACCACCAGCGGTACGGTGTGGGGGACGGACCTCTACACGGATGACTCGAACGCCTGCGCGGCCGGCGTGCACGCGGGCTCCATCCCCTCCAGCGGCGGCACGATGACGGTCGTCATCCAGCCGGGCCAGAGCAGCTACACGGCCAGCACCCGCAACGGCATCACCTCGCTGTCCTACGGCTCCTGGGTGGGGAGCTTCTCCACCAGTCCGTAG